One region of Bactrocera neohumeralis isolate Rockhampton chromosome 5, APGP_CSIRO_Bneo_wtdbg2-racon-allhic-juicebox.fasta_v2, whole genome shotgun sequence genomic DNA includes:
- the LOC126758732 gene encoding LOW QUALITY PROTEIN: polyhomeotic-proximal chromatin protein (The sequence of the model RefSeq protein was modified relative to this genomic sequence to represent the inferred CDS: inserted 1 base in 1 codon), which produces MTTKPATVTLGISGRLGGKTNTNNNHNNTASFTARPAHITQASPTVAKRGHIRSASLENGNSFTAKNTLGLPVATAREQQQQHQQQQINLMSHTGTLKSRNEQKRMRGQKFGSHSSLDQDALPSSAGRTKFQNIRQIFEITKKRTFGGSSGGGSGSGTATAGDADKMSASTNSISNSQAQPNGVDNQRLNTQPHVATTTTTTHGATPSTAPALMSTSMPSLQLRQHTQASYQQHQQLVRKPTPTLTLMGANGSGNRSSYSEISDRLSIAESVGGSSGSCMSGSFTNMAGNALDAKQKLRLQQQLQQQQQLVQQQQQQLQQQHLQAQRQHSQPAMGQLAHLHQQQQQQMQQQQQHMQQQQQLQLQQMQQQPQPQQQQQQLQLQQMQQQQRSSGDISHLQHISTAATGQTATTTTMNGSVGVGETGEQQSKPSAALATTTTAAPATIAATTTATPAMSVMTSYENLLRPIAFKPIPFEPDYSLQHGRYVAGDVTAATTTAAAATTXNVATAVVGDRYGSTPSLAAAQGSNSMRFGSTSDLRHGSAGGGSGAGVGAGGGVLGGGMAVGAYSSNNYCNSLMARRRGSRSLKINDSMESIRHTPDSDANSQSSTIKSTGSSAHNNASNNSNGLQQSAMLGGTSNFGFIGVGSTAGSGSGNSSGSAGNGSGKYLLSEQCDMTPSPSDSGISDLEAALKDRDSELSYLRQTMEHNEKVIFRVQKDKENFWEQETKRLKTFYEAQQREYLLKMKKMEQMLAMQQFQFKQHKLRHTDQSNKLREQVADLKNENEILRSTNGSLKNSERNLKDSVAYIEEQLRESENTIAGIKAQLEESEWKVCERNGELALLKSQLKEANVEITLKEHAIVHLRHENTNAETQIYESLQENQKMTKQQKQVEQQQARTDKQAESELKQLNKIIILKDQVILALTNELAKLRKELSDLAIFQEYGEEPSGRFIRLKQQLDNLTDICNRTRRQAHKPEITAVNGAKEKVIDDTNLELIMNCLKIAPPLDDTDESENERERAQSKQRAEKRLAKMSADIQNFVYGAQNLPDIAMNHQTTHKPLKYTQSNPNKLEESTLDTLIEESASYAEEIAKLRKQLDDVRVNFELEKRQWCEEREKVLNYQKQLQAHYINMYQKLRSLEGTNEV; this is translated from the exons ATGACGACAAAACCAGCAACAGTAACGCTGGGCATTAGTGGCCGCCTTGGTGGTAAAACCAATACTAACAACAACCATAACAACACTGCCTCATTTACCGCACGCCCCGCACATATCACACAAGCATCGCCCACCGTGGCGAAACGTGGACACATCCGGTCCGCGTCGCTGGAGAACGGCAATTCCTTCACAGCCAAGAACACACTCGGTTTGCCCGTGGCAACAGCACgcgaacagcaacaacaacaccagcagcaaCAGATAAACTTAATGAGTCACACCGGCACGCTGAAGTCGCGCAATGAGCAAAAGCGCATGCGCGGACAGAAATTCGGCAGTCACAGCAGTTTGGATCAGGATGCGTTGCCCAGCAGTGCAGGGCGAACCAAATTTCAGAATATACgccaaatatttgaaataaccAAAAAGCGAACATTCGGTGGCAGTAGCGGCGGTGGGAGTGGTAGCGGTACTGCGACTGCCGGCGATGCAGATAAAATGTCTGCCAGCACCAACAGTATCAGCAACAGTCAAGCGCAGCCCAACGGCGTTGATAATCAACGTTTGAACACACAACCGCATGtcgcaacaaccacaacaacaacacacggCGCCACCCCCAGCACCGCACCTGCACTAATGTCGACCTCCATGCCGAGCCTACAGCTGCGCCAACACACCCAAGCATCCTATCAGCAACATCAGCAATTGGTGCGTAAACCCACGCCAACGCTGACGCTGATGGGCGCCAACGGAAGCGGAAATCGCAGCAGTTACTCGGAAATAAGCGATCGGCTGAGCATAGCGGAGAGTGTTGGCGGCAGCAGCGGCAGTTGCATGTCTGGCAGCTTCACTAATATGGCTGGCAATGCGCTGGATGCGAAACAGAAATTGCgcttgcaacaacaattacagcagcagcaacagctggtgcaacaacaacagcagcagctgcagcaacagCACCTGCAGGCGCAGCGGCAACACTCACAGCCCGCAATGGGTCAGTTGGCGCACctacatcaacaacaacaacaacaaatgcagcaacaacagcaacacatgcagcagcaacaacaactgcaattaCAGCAAATGCAACAGCAGCCGcagccacagcaacaacaacaacaattgcaattacaacaaatgcaacaacaacagcgcagtTCCGGCGACATATCACACTTGCAACACAtttcaacagcagcaacaggtcaaactgcaacaacaacaacaatgaatggCAGTGTCGGCGTTGGAGAAACCGGCGAGCAG CAGTCGAAGCCATCAGCAGCGcttgcaacaactacaacagctGCACCAGctacaatagcagcaacaacaacagccacacCAGCGATGTCTGTGATGACGTCGTATGAGAATCTTTTGCGTCCCATCGCCTTCAAGCCAATCCCCTTCGAGCCGGACTACAGCTTACAGCACGGTCGTTATGTTGCCGGCGATGTGACTgcagcgacaacaacagcagcggcgGCGACGA ACAATGTGGCGACGGCAGTTGTGGGCGATCGTTATGGCTCTACGCCATCTCTGGCAGCGGCTCAGGGTTCGAACAGTATGCGTTTTGGCA GCACGTCTGATTTGCGGCATGGCAGCGCCGGCGGTGGCAGCGGTGCTGGTGTCGGTGCTGGCGGTGGTGTGCTCGGAGGAGGCATGGCCGTTGGCGCTTATTCAAGCAATAATTATTGCAACAGTCTCATGGCGCGCCGTCGTGGTTCCAGATCGTTGAAAATCAACGATAGCATGGAATCGATTCGGCATACACCGGATTCGGACGCGAATAGTCAAAGTAGCACAAT CAAATCGACGGGCAGCAGCGCACACAACAacgccagcaacaacagcaatggtCTGCAGCAAAGCGCTATGCTCGGCGGCACAAGCAACTTCGGTTTCATTGGCGTGGGCAGCACAGCCGGCAGTGGCAGTGGCAACTCGAGTGGCAGCGCCGGCAATGGCAGTGGCAAGTATCTGCTGAGCGAACAGTGCGATATGACGCCTTCACCGTCCGACTCGGGCATATCAGACTTGGAAGCGGCGCTTAAGGATCGCGATTCGGAACTCTCCTATTTACGCCAAACAATGGAGCACAATGAGAAAGTAATATTCCGAGTACAAAAG GACAAAGAGAACTTCTGGGAGCAGGAGACAAAGCGTCTGAAGACATTCTATGAGGCTCAGCAACgtgaatatttattgaaaatgaagaaaatggaGCAAATGCTGGCCATGCAACAATTCCAGTTCAAACAGCACAAGCTGCGGCATACCGACCAATCGAATAAGCTGCGGGAGCAGGTGGCCGATTTGAAGAATGAAAATGAGATTTTGAG AAGCACCAATGGCAGCTTGAAGAATTCCGAGCGTAATCTCAAGGACAGCGTCGCTTATATTGAAGAGCAATTGCGAGAATCGGAGAACACCATCGCCGGCATAAAAGCGCAGTTGGAGGAGAGCGAATGGAAAGTTTGCGAGCGCAATGGCGAGCTGGCGCTGCTCAAATCGCAGCTCAAGGAAGCAAAT GTCGAAATCACGCTGAAGGAACACGCCATCGTGCATCTGCGACACGAGAACACCAACGCCGAAACGCAAATCTACGAAAGTCTGCAGGAGAACCAGAAAATGACGAAACAACAGAAGCAAGTCGAACAGCAGCAGGCGCGCACCGACAAGCAAGCCGAAAGCGAACTGAAGCAGCTGAACAAGATCATCATACTCAAGGATCAGGTGATACTGGCGCTCACCAATGAATTGGCCAAGCTGCGCAAAGAGCTCTCCGACCTGGCGATCTTCCAAGAGTACGGCGAGGAGCCCTCCGGACGCTTCATACGCCTCAAACAGCAATTGGACAACCTCACAGACATTTGCAATCGCACGCGACGCCAAGCGCACAAGCCGGAAATCACGGCGGTCAATGGCGCCAAGGAGAAGGTCATCGACGACACCAACCTGGAGTTGATAATGAATTGCCTGAAGATCGCGCCGCCACTCGACGACACCGACGAAAGCGAAAATGAACGCGAACGTGCGCAAAGCAAGCAACGCGCCGAGAAGCGTTTGGCCAAAATGTCCGCTGACATACAGAACTTCGTCTACGGCGCACAAAACCTGCCCGACATTGCGATGAATCATCAGACGACGCATAAACCGCTCAAATACACACAGTCCAATCCGAACAAGCTTGAGGAGTCGACGCTAGACACGCTCATCGAAGAGTCAGCGAGCTACGCCGAGGAGATCGCCAAGCTGCGCAAACAGCTGGACGATGTGCGCGTCAATTTCGAGCTGGAAAAGCGCCAGTGGTGCGAGGAGCGCGAGAAGGTGCTGAACTACCAAAAACAACTGCAAGCGCACTACATCAACATGTATCAGAAGCTGCGCAGCCTGGAGGGTACCAATGAGGTTTAA